In one window of Ruminococcus hominis DNA:
- the pgeF gene encoding peptidoglycan editing factor PgeF, translated as MSLGIRYKDERQIFREIEKEVPYLEYPLLTDTKIVHHGFSTRLGGVSQGCYASMNLSFTRGDDEAAVRENYHRIAKSIGVKCENMVLSQQTHTTNVRVVTEKDKGKGIVTPLDYTDVDGMVTNIPGICLVTFYADCVPLYFVDPVQKAIGLSHSGWRGTVGKIGKETIRKMEEQYGSDPKDILAAVGPSICKDCYEVSEDVILEFQKNFEERYWKDLFYRKENGKYQLDLWKANEIIFKESKILPEHIAVTNVCTHCNSEILYSHRTSGDRRGNLAAFLALKE; from the coding sequence ATGAGCCTTGGAATAAGATATAAAGACGAGAGACAAATTTTTCGTGAGATAGAAAAGGAAGTACCCTATTTGGAATATCCGCTCTTGACAGATACAAAAATTGTGCATCATGGATTTTCAACCAGACTTGGCGGCGTGAGTCAAGGGTGCTATGCATCGATGAATCTGAGCTTTACAAGAGGAGATGATGAAGCAGCAGTGCGTGAGAATTATCATAGAATCGCAAAATCAATCGGGGTGAAATGCGAGAATATGGTACTTTCTCAACAGACGCATACAACTAATGTAAGAGTAGTAACGGAAAAAGACAAAGGAAAGGGAATTGTGACACCATTGGATTATACAGATGTGGATGGGATGGTTACAAATATCCCCGGAATTTGCCTTGTGACATTTTATGCGGATTGTGTCCCGTTATATTTTGTAGACCCTGTTCAAAAGGCAATCGGACTTAGTCATTCCGGATGGCGTGGAACAGTGGGGAAAATCGGAAAAGAAACAATTCGTAAGATGGAGGAGCAATATGGGTCTGATCCAAAGGATATTCTGGCAGCAGTAGGTCCGTCTATCTGTAAGGATTGTTATGAAGTCAGCGAAGATGTGATTTTAGAGTTCCAGAAAAATTTTGAAGAGAGATATTGGAAAGATTTGTTTTATCGCAAAGAGAATGGAAAATATCAGTTGGATTTATGGAAAGCAAATGAAATCATATTTAAAGAATCCAAAATATTGCCAGAACATATTGCTGTGACGAATGTATGTACACACTGCAACAGTGAGATTCTGTATTCGCACCGTACAAGCGGAGACAGAAGAGGAAATCTGGCAGCATTTCTTGCATTAAAAGAGTAA
- a CDS encoding YraN family protein produces the protein MNNRKIGSVYEQAAGYYLEQQGYEILQYNYRCHAGEIDIVARDGSYIVFCEVKYRKGRGTGNALDAVNEKKQRVLCRCALFYIMEHNLGENQAYRFDVVGIEKNRINVIQNAFAFHS, from the coding sequence ATGAATAATAGAAAAATAGGAAGCGTATATGAACAGGCAGCAGGCTACTATCTGGAACAGCAGGGATATGAGATTTTACAATATAATTATCGCTGTCATGCCGGAGAGATTGATATTGTTGCGAGAGATGGTTCGTATATTGTATTTTGTGAAGTGAAATATCGGAAAGGCAGAGGGACAGGGAATGCATTAGATGCTGTGAATGAAAAGAAACAGCGGGTGCTCTGTCGCTGTGCCTTATTCTATATTATGGAACATAATCTTGGAGAGAATCAGGCATATCGTTTTGACGTAGTAGGAATTGAGAAGAATAGGATAAATGTTATCCAGAACGCATTTGCTTTTCATTCATAA
- a CDS encoding ribonuclease HII, whose amino-acid sequence MSEKISDIKLVFEQAKMDEYPELYKKYESDPRAGVKNLIRKYQKQEEKLEQERARLEQMREYEHCYAACKWICGIDEAGRGPLAGPVVAGAVILPEDCEILYLNDSKKLSAKKREELYDEIMEKAIATGIGMASPARIDEINILQATYEAMREAIHNLGIMPEILLNDAVTIPDVAIAQVPIIKGDAKSVSIAAASILAKVTRDRLMLQYDKIMPEYGFAKHKGYGSQEHIAALKEYGPTPIHRKTFIKNFISVEKTPTSLGGE is encoded by the coding sequence ATGAGTGAGAAGATCAGTGATATAAAGCTTGTATTTGAACAGGCAAAAATGGATGAATATCCGGAATTATATAAAAAATATGAATCCGATCCCCGTGCGGGAGTTAAGAATCTGATCCGTAAATATCAAAAACAAGAAGAAAAGCTGGAGCAAGAGAGAGCACGATTAGAGCAGATGCGAGAATATGAGCATTGTTATGCTGCCTGTAAATGGATTTGTGGGATTGATGAAGCTGGCCGAGGACCTTTGGCAGGTCCGGTTGTAGCAGGGGCTGTAATTCTTCCGGAAGATTGCGAGATATTGTATCTGAATGATTCTAAAAAGCTTTCTGCAAAAAAGAGAGAAGAATTGTATGATGAAATTATGGAAAAAGCAATTGCGACAGGGATTGGTATGGCATCTCCGGCGAGAATCGATGAGATTAATATTTTGCAGGCTACATATGAGGCAATGAGGGAAGCTATTCATAATTTAGGGATTATGCCGGAAATTTTGCTCAACGATGCAGTTACGATACCAGACGTTGCAATTGCTCAGGTTCCGATTATTAAAGGAGATGCAAAGAGTGTATCTATTGCAGCGGCAAGTATTTTAGCAAAGGTGACGAGGGATCGCCTGATGCTACAATATGATAAAATTATGCCGGAATATGGATTTGCAAAACATAAAGGGTATGGTTCGCAGGAACATATTGCTGCATTGAAAGAATATGGACCAACACCAATTCATAGAAAAACATTTATCAAGAATTTTATCTCAGTCGAGAAGACTCCCACCTCTTTAGGTGGTGAGTAA
- the lepB gene encoding signal peptidase I yields MKERSILGELLSWLIYIVIVVILSLGIITFIGQRTKVSGHSMETTLSDGDNLIVDKISYRFRDPERFEIIVFPFQYEEHTYYIKRIIGLPGETVQVIDGYVYINGEVLDENYGLEVMDDPGIAAEPITLGEDEYFVLGDNRNHSSDSRDPSVGVLHRDDIMGRAWIRIWPFDKFGVIKHE; encoded by the coding sequence ATGAAAGAAAGAAGTATTTTAGGGGAGTTGCTTAGTTGGCTTATCTACATTGTGATCGTTGTTATTTTGTCATTAGGAATCATTACATTTATTGGGCAGAGGACAAAAGTGAGCGGTCATTCTATGGAGACGACACTGTCAGATGGAGATAATCTGATCGTAGATAAAATCAGTTACCGATTCCGTGATCCAGAGAGATTTGAAATTATCGTATTTCCATTTCAGTATGAAGAACATACTTATTACATTAAACGAATCATTGGTCTTCCGGGAGAAACAGTGCAGGTGATAGATGGATATGTTTATATCAATGGAGAAGTGCTGGATGAAAATTATGGATTGGAAGTTATGGACGATCCGGGAATTGCAGCAGAGCCAATTACACTGGGAGAAGATGAATATTTTGTGTTGGGAGATAATCGTAATCATAGTTCAGACAGTCGTGACCCATCGGTGGGAGTTCTTCATCGAGATGATATTATGGGAAGGGCATGGATTCGAATATGGCCGTTTGATAAGTTTGGAGTGATTAAGCATGAGTGA
- the ylqF gene encoding ribosome biogenesis GTPase YlqF, giving the protein MHFQWYPGHMTKARRMMQENIKLIDLVIELVDARIPVSSRNPDIDELGKNKARLILLNKSDLAEERCNDAWMEYFKKKGYSVVKVNSKKGGGIKSIHGVIQEACKEKIERDRKRGILNRPVRAMVVGIPNVGKSTFINALAGKACAKTGNKPGVTKGKQWIRLNKNVELLDTPGILWPKFEDQSVGLKLAYIGSIKDEILNTEELAAKLCEFLNDKYSGILAEKYDIEESDDGFAMLQEIAKSRHCLVKGNEYDTEKAAKLMLDDFRNGRLGRITLEFPDEMDA; this is encoded by the coding sequence ATGCATTTTCAGTGGTATCCAGGTCATATGACAAAGGCGAGAAGAATGATGCAGGAGAACATTAAATTGATTGATCTTGTGATCGAATTGGTTGATGCGAGAATTCCTGTCAGCAGCCGTAATCCTGATATTGATGAATTGGGAAAAAATAAGGCGAGACTGATCTTGCTGAATAAGTCAGATTTAGCAGAAGAGAGATGCAATGATGCGTGGATGGAATATTTCAAGAAAAAAGGATATTCTGTTGTAAAAGTAAATTCAAAAAAAGGCGGAGGGATTAAATCAATACATGGTGTGATCCAGGAAGCTTGTAAAGAAAAAATTGAACGAGACAGAAAAAGAGGAATTTTGAACAGACCGGTACGAGCAATGGTTGTTGGAATCCCAAATGTAGGTAAATCAACATTTATTAATGCACTTGCAGGAAAAGCCTGTGCAAAAACAGGAAATAAACCGGGTGTTACAAAAGGAAAACAATGGATTCGTTTGAATAAAAATGTGGAATTATTAGACACACCTGGAATTTTGTGGCCGAAATTTGAGGATCAGAGTGTGGGATTGAAGCTTGCATATATTGGTTCAATCAAGGATGAAATTCTGAATACAGAAGAACTGGCTGCAAAATTATGTGAGTTTTTGAATGATAAATATTCGGGAATATTGGCAGAAAAGTATGATATAGAGGAATCTGACGATGGTTTTGCGATGTTGCAGGAAATTGCAAAGAGCAGACATTGCCTTGTAAAAGGAAATGAGTATGACACAGAAAAGGCAGCAAAACTGATGTTGGATGATTTCCGAAATGGTAGACTTGGAAGAATAACATTAGAATTTCCGGATGAGATGGATGCATAA
- the lepB gene encoding signal peptidase I: MKKRAKKKSYTIDRKKWKLYFRKKCRSLKTEKVKTAIEWGTEIIVVCILAWMLVSFFGQRVSNAGDSMSPVLKNGDVVLINRIVYDARKPKRGEIIAFRPNGNENAHYCIKRVVGLPGETVQIKDGKIYIDGKVQKKNVYTSDLDFAGIAEKKLTLGETEYFVLGDNSAGSDDSRLADIGNVKREDIGGKVWFVTNIGKNFGFVK, translated from the coding sequence ATGAAAAAAAGAGCAAAGAAGAAAAGTTATACGATAGATCGAAAAAAGTGGAAATTATATTTCCGAAAGAAATGCCGCTCACTGAAAACAGAAAAAGTCAAGACAGCGATTGAATGGGGCACAGAAATTATTGTTGTATGTATTTTAGCATGGATGCTTGTGAGTTTTTTTGGACAGCGGGTAAGCAATGCCGGAGACTCTATGAGCCCGGTGTTGAAAAACGGAGATGTCGTGTTAATTAATCGGATTGTTTATGATGCCCGTAAGCCTAAAAGAGGTGAAATTATAGCATTTCGTCCAAATGGAAATGAAAACGCACATTATTGTATAAAGCGAGTAGTAGGGCTTCCAGGTGAAACGGTACAAATCAAAGATGGAAAGATTTATATTGATGGTAAAGTACAAAAGAAAAATGTCTACACATCAGATCTGGATTTTGCAGGAATTGCAGAAAAAAAGCTTACATTGGGTGAGACAGAATATTTTGTTTTAGGAGATAATAGTGCAGGTAGTGATGACAGCCGGCTTGCAGATATCGGGAATGTGAAACGTGAAGATATCGGCGGAAAAGTTTGGTTTGTGACAAATATAGGAAAGAATTTTGGATTTGTAAAATAG
- the rplS gene encoding 50S ribosomal protein L19, giving the protein MNDIIKNIEAEQLKENAPEINVGDTVKVYAKIKEGNRERIQVFEGTVLKKQGGGVRETFTVRKSSNGVGVEKTWPVHSPHVERVEIVRRGKVRRAKLNYLRGRVGKRAKVKELVK; this is encoded by the coding sequence ATGAACGATATTATTAAAAACATTGAAGCTGAGCAGTTAAAAGAGAATGCTCCAGAAATTAACGTAGGAGATACTGTAAAAGTATACGCTAAGATCAAAGAAGGAAACCGTGAAAGAATTCAGGTTTTCGAAGGAACTGTTTTAAAGAAACAGGGTGGTGGAGTTAGAGAAACTTTCACAGTAAGAAAGTCATCCAACGGAGTTGGAGTTGAGAAAACTTGGCCAGTACACTCTCCACATGTAGAAAGAGTTGAGATTGTTCGTAGAGGTAAAGTAAGAAGAGCAAAACTGAACTACTTAAGAGGACGTGTAGGTAAGAGAGCTAAAGTTAAAGAATTAGTAAAATAG
- the trmD gene encoding tRNA (guanosine(37)-N1)-methyltransferase TrmD, with protein MNFHIMTLFPEMVMNGLNTSIIGRAISRDLLSIEAVNIRDFAFNKHQSVDDYPYGGGAGMLMQAEPVYLAYQSIEESIAKRKKESQIENTPANEEQTENNLDKKKTRVVYLSPQGDTFNQKMAEELAQEEDLVLLCGHYEGIDERVLEEIVTDYVSIGDYILTGGELPAMVMVDTISRLVPGVLHNDVSAEFESFQDNLLEYPQYSRPEEWHGKKVPAILLSGHHANIEKWRREQSILRTKERRPDLFEKCELTKKEKKWLEEVEAQKQK; from the coding sequence ATGAACTTCCATATAATGACTTTGTTTCCGGAAATGGTGATGAATGGATTGAATACAAGTATCATTGGAAGAGCAATTTCCCGTGATTTATTATCCATAGAAGCTGTTAATATTCGTGATTTTGCTTTCAATAAACATCAAAGCGTAGATGACTATCCGTATGGTGGAGGGGCTGGTATGCTGATGCAGGCGGAACCTGTCTATTTGGCTTATCAGTCGATTGAAGAGTCCATTGCAAAGAGAAAGAAGGAAAGTCAAATTGAAAATACTCCAGCAAATGAAGAACAGACAGAAAACAATTTAGATAAAAAGAAAACGAGAGTTGTTTATTTATCTCCACAAGGAGATACATTTAATCAGAAGATGGCAGAAGAATTAGCACAGGAAGAAGACCTCGTCCTTTTATGCGGACATTATGAGGGGATTGATGAACGTGTGCTGGAGGAGATTGTTACAGATTATGTATCAATCGGAGATTATATACTCACAGGCGGGGAACTCCCGGCTATGGTCATGGTTGATACAATTTCCAGACTGGTTCCGGGTGTGTTGCATAATGATGTATCTGCTGAATTTGAATCATTTCAGGATAATCTGCTTGAATATCCACAGTATTCAAGACCGGAAGAATGGCATGGGAAAAAAGTACCGGCTATTTTGTTGTCCGGACATCATGCAAATATAGAAAAATGGAGACGCGAACAGTCTATTCTTCGAACAAAAGAACGTCGTCCCGATTTATTTGAAAAATGTGAGTTGACAAAAAAAGAGAAAAAATGGCTGGAAGAAGTAGAGGCTCAAAAGCAGAAGTAA
- the rimM gene encoding ribosome maturation factor RimM (Essential for efficient processing of 16S rRNA) encodes MEQLLQVGVISSTHGVRGEVKVFPTTDDPQRFKSLKNVILDTGKEQIPLEIQGVKFFKQFVILKFKGIDNINDIERYKRKSLFVTRKDAVELEEDEYYIADLIGMDVITDEGEEGKLVDVIETGANEVYVVEFDKYGEVLIPAIHDCILDVDIEAMSMKVHLLEGLV; translated from the coding sequence ATGGAACAGTTATTACAGGTAGGTGTGATCTCATCTACACATGGAGTAAGAGGTGAAGTAAAGGTATTTCCTACAACAGATGATCCGCAGCGATTTAAAAGCCTCAAAAATGTAATACTTGACACAGGAAAAGAACAGATACCGTTGGAAATTCAGGGGGTTAAATTTTTTAAACAGTTTGTAATCCTGAAATTTAAAGGCATCGATAATATAAATGATATTGAAAGATATAAAAGAAAAAGTTTATTTGTAACAAGAAAAGATGCAGTAGAATTAGAGGAAGATGAATATTATATTGCAGATTTGATCGGTATGGATGTTATAACAGACGAAGGTGAAGAAGGAAAACTGGTAGATGTTATCGAAACCGGTGCAAATGAAGTGTATGTCGTGGAATTTGACAAGTATGGCGAGGTGCTGATCCCTGCTATTCATGATTGCATATTAGATGTGGATATAGAAGCTATGAGCATGAAAGTACATTTGTTGGAGGGGCTGGTATAA
- a CDS encoding KH domain-containing protein — MKELVEVIARALVDNPDGVVVTERQEGKTTVLEVRVADGDMGKVIGKQGRIAKAIRSVVKAAATKDNKRVVVDIVQ; from the coding sequence ATGAAAGAACTGGTAGAAGTTATTGCAAGAGCATTGGTGGACAACCCAGATGGAGTTGTTGTTACGGAACGTCAGGAAGGCAAGACAACAGTGTTAGAGGTTCGCGTTGCAGATGGAGACATGGGTAAGGTGATTGGAAAACAAGGTCGTATTGCGAAAGCAATCCGTTCTGTAGTGAAAGCAGCAGCTACAAAAGATAATAAAAGAGTGGTTGTTGATATTGTTCAGTAA
- the rpsP gene encoding 30S ribosomal protein S16, with translation MAVKIRLRRMGQKKAPFYRIIVADSRSPRDGRFIDEIGTYDPNCDPSAIKVDEEAAKKWLNNGAQPTEVVSKIFKAAGIEK, from the coding sequence ATGGCAGTAAAAATCAGATTAAGAAGAATGGGACAGAAGAAAGCTCCTTTTTATAGAATCATTGTAGCAGATTCTAGATCTCCAAGAGATGGAAGATTTATCGATGAGATCGGAACATATGATCCAAACTGCGATCCAAGTGCAATCAAAGTAGACGAAGAAGCAGCTAAAAAATGGCTCAACAATGGTGCTCAGCCAACAGAAGTTGTATCTAAAATCTTCAAAGCAGCTGGAATTGAGAAATAA
- the ffh gene encoding signal recognition particle protein, with protein sequence MAFDSLTEKLQNVFKNLRSKGRLTEDDVKAALKEVKMALLEADVNFKVVKSFVKEVQERAIGQDVMNGLNPGQMVIKIVNEELIRLMGSETTEIKLQPGSAITVIMMAGLQGAGKTTTTAKLAGKFKLKGKKPLLVACDVYRPAAIKQLEINGEKQGVEVFSMGDKIKPADIAKAAMEHAAKNKNNIVILDTAGRLHIDEEMMAELQEIKEAVTVHQTILVVDAMTGQDAVNVASNFNDKIGIDGVIVTKLDGDTRGGAALSIKAVTGKPILYVGMGEKLSDLEQFYPDRMASRILGMGDVLTLIEKAGAEIDEEQAKKTMEKMKKAQFDYEDYLDSMSQMKKMGGLSSIMGMLPGMPGMGNKKMPELDSEENEKKMARMEAMIQSMTVEERRNPDLLNPSRKHRIAKGAGVDIAEVNRMVKQFNETRKMMKKLPGLMGGMGGKKGKFKLPF encoded by the coding sequence ATGGCATTTGATAGTTTGACTGAAAAACTTCAGAATGTATTTAAAAACTTAAGAAGTAAAGGACGACTTACTGAGGATGATGTCAAAGCAGCTTTGAAAGAAGTTAAGATGGCGCTTCTTGAGGCGGATGTTAACTTCAAAGTTGTGAAGAGTTTCGTTAAAGAAGTTCAGGAACGGGCAATCGGTCAGGATGTGATGAACGGCCTGAATCCGGGACAGATGGTAATCAAGATTGTTAATGAAGAACTTATCAGGCTGATGGGATCTGAGACAACAGAGATTAAGCTTCAGCCGGGAAGTGCAATCACCGTTATTATGATGGCCGGTCTGCAAGGTGCAGGTAAGACAACGACAACTGCAAAGCTGGCAGGAAAGTTCAAGTTAAAAGGTAAGAAGCCACTTCTGGTAGCCTGTGATGTTTATAGACCTGCTGCAATTAAGCAGTTGGAAATCAATGGCGAAAAGCAGGGCGTGGAAGTATTTTCCATGGGTGATAAGATTAAACCTGCTGATATTGCAAAAGCTGCAATGGAACATGCAGCAAAGAATAAGAATAACATTGTGATCCTGGATACAGCAGGACGACTTCATATTGATGAAGAGATGATGGCTGAGCTTCAAGAAATCAAAGAAGCAGTTACAGTACATCAGACGATTCTGGTTGTTGATGCAATGACAGGACAGGATGCAGTTAACGTAGCAAGTAATTTCAATGATAAAATTGGAATTGATGGCGTTATTGTAACAAAGTTAGATGGTGATACAAGAGGCGGTGCTGCATTGTCGATTAAGGCAGTGACAGGAAAACCGATTTTATATGTAGGTATGGGTGAGAAGCTTTCTGATTTGGAGCAGTTTTACCCGGACCGAATGGCATCACGAATTCTTGGTATGGGAGATGTGCTGACGCTGATTGAAAAAGCAGGCGCAGAGATAGATGAAGAACAAGCCAAGAAGACAATGGAGAAGATGAAGAAAGCTCAGTTTGATTATGAAGATTATCTGGACAGTATGTCACAGATGAAAAAAATGGGCGGGCTTTCAAGCATAATGGGAATGTTGCCGGGTATGCCAGGAATGGGCAATAAGAAGATGCCGGAACTCGACTCGGAAGAGAACGAGAAGAAGATGGCAAGGATGGAAGCAATGATACAGTCAATGACAGTAGAAGAAAGAAGAAATCCAGATTTGTTGAATCCATCAAGAAAACACCGAATCGCAAAAGGTGCAGGTGTAGATATTGCGGAAGTGAACCGCATGGTAAAACAGTTTAATGAGACAAGGAAGATGATGAAGAAGCTTCCGGGACTCATGGGTGGTATGGGTGGTAAAAAAGGAAAATTTAAACTTCCTTTTTAA
- the ylxM gene encoding YlxM family DNA-binding protein has translation MNEILEQSLLYDFYGELLNDHQKEVYEQFVLDDLSLSEIAQEKGISRQGVHDLVKRCQKTLEGYEEKLHLVEKFLSIKEKVGQIDEMLDTYEETGRDKKEMISQIRQISNRIIEEL, from the coding sequence GTGAATGAAATATTAGAACAATCATTATTGTATGATTTTTACGGCGAGTTGCTGAATGATCATCAAAAGGAAGTGTATGAGCAGTTTGTGCTAGATGATTTATCTTTGAGTGAGATTGCTCAGGAAAAAGGAATCAGCAGACAGGGCGTACATGACCTTGTAAAACGATGTCAGAAGACATTGGAAGGATATGAGGAAAAGCTACATCTGGTGGAGAAATTCTTGTCTATTAAAGAAAAGGTAGGACAGATTGATGAAATGCTGGATACTTATGAAGAGACAGGACGAGATAAAAAAGAGATGATTTCACAGATAAGGCAGATTTCGAATCGGATTATAGAGGAGTTGTAG
- a CDS encoding S8 family peptidase has protein sequence MKRVKEAIGYWTEDMEKGKYFGQGICIAILDSGIILHPDFDRRILEFTDFVGKQKAIYDDSGHGTHVAGILAGSGKMSDGIYQGMAPKSELVVGKVLDQQGNGTIQAVEEGIHWILELKNKRNIRIVNISVGAKPQLNNIEERNLLSAVEMLWDAGLVVVVSAGNYGPKDGTIAIPGSSRKVITVGVTGGSQIVNVHSQKEWNYSGRGPTKQCVVKPDLTAPGTKVISCNGQYTHRWKKPYISKSGTSMATPVVAGAIACLLSKYPDMTNVEVKLRLRESCLKEEKEELGWGKLNMRKLMK, from the coding sequence ATGAAACGAGTAAAAGAAGCTATCGGATATTGGACGGAAGATATGGAAAAGGGAAAATATTTTGGGCAAGGAATCTGTATTGCTATATTGGATTCCGGGATTATTTTACATCCGGATTTTGACAGGCGGATTTTAGAGTTTACAGACTTTGTTGGAAAACAAAAAGCGATATATGATGACAGCGGTCATGGTACGCATGTGGCGGGAATACTCGCAGGAAGCGGGAAGATGTCGGATGGTATATATCAAGGAATGGCACCAAAGAGTGAGTTGGTTGTAGGAAAAGTATTAGATCAGCAGGGAAATGGAACAATTCAGGCTGTAGAAGAGGGAATACATTGGATATTGGAATTGAAAAATAAAAGAAATATCCGTATTGTAAATATTTCAGTAGGGGCAAAGCCACAACTAAATAATATAGAAGAAAGAAACTTGTTGTCAGCTGTGGAGATGTTATGGGATGCAGGGCTGGTGGTTGTAGTGTCAGCGGGAAATTATGGTCCAAAGGATGGAACAATCGCTATTCCGGGGAGCAGCAGAAAGGTGATCACAGTAGGAGTGACAGGCGGCTCACAAATTGTTAATGTTCATTCGCAAAAGGAATGGAATTATTCGGGGAGAGGCCCGACAAAACAATGTGTTGTTAAGCCAGATCTGACAGCACCGGGAACAAAAGTAATAAGCTGTAACGGACAGTATACACATCGCTGGAAAAAGCCCTATATATCAAAGAGTGGGACGTCTATGGCAACTCCGGTAGTAGCAGGGGCAATAGCCTGTCTTTTGTCAAAATATCCGGATATGACAAATGTGGAAGTAAAGCTTAGACTTCGGGAAAGCTGTTTAAAAGAAGAAAAAGAGGAGCTGGGATGGGGAAAGTTGAATATGAGAAAGTTGATGAAATAA
- a CDS encoding phosphopentomutase — protein sequence MKKYNRIFTIVIDSFGAGAMPDAADYGDAGTDTMGHISESVEDFHIPNLQKLGIANLHPLKQVTPVERPMGYYSFLREASTGKDTMTGHWEMMGLHITKPFKTFTETGFPKELIDELEKRTGHKVIGNKSASGTEILDELAEEEIATGHMIVYTSADSVLQICGNEETFGLDELYRCCEIAREITMKDEWKVGRVIARPYVGKKKGEFKRTSNRHDYALKPYGRTALNALKDAGYDVISVGKIFDIFDGEGLTESNKSKSSVHGMEQTIDIAKRDFKGLCFVNLVDFDALWGHRRNVKGYAEELEKFDVKLGEFLKELKEDDLLIITADHGNDPTHTGTDHTREQVPFFAYSPSMEGYGKLQDSDTFAVIGATIADNFDVKMPEGTIGKSILGELK from the coding sequence ATGAAAAAATATAATCGAATTTTTACAATTGTAATTGATTCATTTGGTGCAGGGGCAATGCCGGATGCGGCAGATTATGGGGATGCCGGAACTGACACAATGGGACATATTTCCGAATCAGTGGAGGACTTTCATATTCCAAATCTCCAAAAACTTGGAATTGCAAATCTTCATCCTCTTAAGCAAGTGACTCCTGTAGAACGACCAATGGGATATTATTCTTTCTTGAGAGAAGCAAGTACAGGGAAGGATACAATGACAGGGCATTGGGAAATGATGGGACTTCATATTACAAAGCCATTTAAAACATTTACCGAGACGGGATTTCCAAAGGAATTGATAGATGAACTTGAGAAAAGAACAGGGCATAAGGTAATTGGAAATAAGAGTGCGAGCGGAACGGAAATTTTAGATGAACTTGCTGAGGAAGAAATTGCGACAGGACATATGATTGTTTATACATCAGCAGATTCCGTATTGCAGATTTGTGGAAATGAAGAGACGTTTGGGTTAGATGAACTTTATCGTTGTTGTGAGATTGCACGTGAAATCACAATGAAAGATGAGTGGAAAGTAGGCCGTGTCATTGCAAGACCGTATGTCGGAAAGAAAAAAGGCGAGTTTAAGAGAACAAGTAACAGACATGATTATGCTCTGAAACCATATGGAAGAACTGCATTGAATGCATTGAAAGATGCTGGATATGATGTAATTTCAGTTGGTAAAATTTTTGATATTTTCGATGGGGAAGGTTTGACGGAATCAAATAAGTCAAAAAGTTCTGTTCATGGAATGGAGCAGACGATCGATATAGCAAAGAGAGACTTTAAAGGGTTGTGTTTTGTGAATCTGGTAGACTTTGATGCATTGTGGGGACATCGCCGAAATGTAAAAGGATATGCAGAAGAGCTTGAGAAATTCGATGTGAAATTAGGAGAATTTCTAAAGGAGTTAAAAGAGGATGATCTTTTGATCATTACAGCAGATCATGGAAATGATCCGACACATACAGGAACAGACCATACAAGAGAACAAGTTCCATTTTTTGCTTATTCTCCGTCTATGGAAGGGTATGGAAAATTGCAGGATTCAGATACCTTTGCCGTGATCGGAGCAACAATCGCCGATAACTTTGATGTAAAGATGCCGGAAGGAACAATTGGAAAATCTATTTTGGGAGAATTAAAATAA